Proteins encoded by one window of Agelaius phoeniceus isolate bAgePho1 chromosome 3, bAgePho1.hap1, whole genome shotgun sequence:
- the LOC129133275 gene encoding dnaJ homolog subfamily C member 5 has translation MPVCRLLLPPDRGGRCGLSLGPGGLCPIPGGPYRVPGVAGPGCALYRAGPRPVPGVAGPYRVPGVAGPGCTLYRASPGRTLYRLSPGGPCPVPGHGRRLRRAAAEAAAGRPVAAGQARGGRCRVPSDPATLGAAMAEPPRPQRKLSRVGESLYRVLGLQKGSSPEEIKKAYRKLALKYHPDKNPDDPAAAERFKEINSAHATLSDEDKRRLYDQYGSLGLYVAEQFGDDAVRHYFLMSKWWFQALVLCCGALTCCCCCCCCFFCCGTCCQPKEDESYKYVDPKDLEAQMRAEDRDPQDPVVAQPPPASTEPLPASARSDA, from the exons ATGCCCGTGTGCCGCCTCCTGCTGCCGCCGGACCGGGGCGGGCGGTGCGGGCTGTCCCTGGGGCCGGGCGGGCTCTGCCCTATACCGGGCGGGCCGTACCGTGTACCGGGTGtcgccgggccgggctgtgccctgtaccgggccgggccgcgccccGTACCGGGCGTCGCCGGGCCGTACCGTGTACCGGGTGTCGCCGGGCCGGGCTGTACCCTGTACCGGGCGTCGCCGGGCCGTACCCTGTACCGGCTGTCGCCGGGCGGGCCGTGCCCCGTACCGGGTCACGGGCGGCGCCTGCGCAGAGCGGCGGCGGAAGCGGCGGCGGGCAGGCCCGTGGCGGCGGGGCAGGCCCGTGGCGGTCGCTGCCGCGTCCCGTCCGACCCCGCGACCCTCGGCGCGGCCATGGCGGAGCCCCCGCGGCCGCAGCGGAAGCTGTCCCGGGTCGGGGAGAGCCTGTACCgcgtgctggggctgcagaaggGCAGCTCCCCCGAGGAGATCAAGAAGGCCTACCG GAAGCTGGCTCTCAAGTACCATCCCGACAAGAACCCCGATGACCCAGCGGCAGCCGAGCGCTTCAAGGAGATCAACAGCGCCCATGCCACGCTCAGTGATGAGGACAAGCGCCGCCTGTACGACCAGTACGGCTCCCTCGGCCTCTACGTGGCCGAGCAGTTCGGCGACGATGCTGTCCGGCACTACTTCCTCATGTCCAAGTGGTGGTTCCAG gcactggtgctgtgcTGCGGGGccctcacctgctgctgctgctgctgctgctgcttcttctgctgTGGGACGTGCTGCCAGCCCAAGGAGGATGAGTCCTACAAGTACGTGGACCCCAAGGACCTGGAGGCACAGATGCGGGCAGAGGACAGAG ATCCTCAGGACCCTGTGGTAGCACAGCCCCCGCCTGCCAGCACGGAGCCGCTGCCAGCCAGCGCCAGGAGCGATGCCTGA
- the TRIM54 gene encoding LOW QUALITY PROTEIN: tripartite motif-containing protein 54 (The sequence of the model RefSeq protein was modified relative to this genomic sequence to represent the inferred CDS: inserted 2 bases in 1 codon) — MPALQPLHQPAWSPPGLGRSSRAGISGSRNAAGAGTSRSRGRAGAVTQCHPTPPTAAAPAGRGRLKLAPGAGAGAETKRAPGGRSGAAGQDRDGPGRAGTAAMNFAVGLKPLLAEARSMESLEKQLICPICLEMFSKPVVILPCQHNLCRKCANDVFQASNPLWQSRGSSAVPSGGRFRCPSCRHEVVLDRHGVYGLQRNLLVENIIDIYKQESARPLHAKAEQHLMCEEHEDERINIYCLRCEAPTCSLCKVFGAHKDCEVAPLPAVYQRQKVGGPGGFGGPGVPPEPPSRPASLXQSELSDGIAMLVAGNDRIQAIITQMEEICHTIEENSRRQKQHLGLRFDALYGILEERKKELLQSIAAEQEAKLQRVRGLIRQYGDHLEASSKLVETAIQAMEEPQMAVYLQHSKELLKKITDMSKASMSSRPEPGYENMDHFSINVDYVAEMLRTIEFQTEPLGEDEGDGPGDGSEAAADEDRLDSLEVPEAAEDVGPRQKPASSPHGQH, encoded by the exons atgccagccctgcagcccctgcaccaGCCAGCCTGGTCCCCCCCGGGCCTCGGCCGCTCCTCCCGGGCAGGGATCAGCGGGTCCCGGAACGCAGCCGGTGCCGGGACCAGCCGGTCCCGAGGGAGGGCAGGAGCGGTGACTCAGTGTCACCCGACGCCGCCGACAGCTgcggccccggcggggcgggggcggctaAAATTAGCgccgggggccggggccggggccgaaaCAAAGCGGGCACCGGGCGGCCGGAGCGGAGCCGCGGGACAGGACCGGgacgggccgggccgggccgggaccGCGGCCATGAACTTCGCGGTAGGGCTGAAGCCGCTTCTGGCGGAGGCGCGGAGCATGGAGAGCCTGGAGAAGCAGCTCATCTGCCCCATCTGCCTGGAGATGTTCTCCAAGCCCGTGGtcatcctgccctgccagcacaaCCTCTGCCGCAAGTGCGCCAACGACGTTTTCCAG GCCTCCAACCCGCTGTGGCAGTCGCGGGGCTCCAGCGCGGTGCCTTCGGGCGGGCGGTTCCGGTGCCCGTCCTGCCGGCACGAGGTGGTGCTGGACCGGCACGGGGTGTACGGACTGCAGCGGAACCTGCTTGTGGAGAATATCATCGACATCTACAAGCAGGAGTCGGCCCG ACCCCTTCATGCCAAGGCTGAGCAGCACCTCATGTGCGAGGAGCACGAGGACGAGCGGATCAACATCTACTGCCTGCGCTGCGAGGCGCCCACCTGCTCCCTGTGCAAGGTGTTCGGGGCGCACAAGGACTGCGAGGTGGCCCCGCTGCCGGCCGTCTACCAGCGACAGAAGGTGGGGGGCCCCGGGGGTTTCGGGGGGCCGGGGGTACCCCCAGAGCCACCCTCACGCCCAGCCTCACT CCAGAGCGAGCTCAGCGATGGCATCGCCATGCTGGTGGCGGGGAACGACCGGATCCAGGCCATCATCACGCAGATGGAGGAGATCTGCCACACCATCGAG GAGAACAGCAGGCGGCAGAagcagcacctggggctgcGCTTCGACGCGCTCTACGGCATCCTGGAGGAGcgcaagaaggagctgctgcagagcatcGCCGCCGAGCAGGAGGCCAAGCTGCAGCGGGTCCGCGGGCTCATCCGCCAGTACGGAGACCACCTGGAGGCCTCCTCCAAGCTGGTGGAGACAGCCATCCAGGCCATGGAGGAGCCCCAGATGGCCGTGTACCTGCAG CACTCCAAGGAACTCCTGAAAAA gatcacagACATGTCCAAGGCATCAATGAGCAGCCGCCCTGAGCCCGGCTACGAGAACATGGACCACTTCTCCATCAACGTGGACTACGTGGCTGAGATGCTGAGGACCATCGAGTTCCAGACAg agcCCCTGGGTGAGGATGAGGGGGATGGACCTGGGGATGGca